Proteins from one Leptonema illini DSM 21528 genomic window:
- a CDS encoding bifunctional alpha,alpha-trehalose-phosphate synthase (UDP-forming)/trehalose-phosphatase — protein MKRWLMISNRLPVSKDASTGEIKLSSGGLVSALGGIRNGIPKLWIGLEPREAGDPSPALTGKEGEIEYRGVPVDVGLYDRYYNGISNDVLWPLFHYEGGLVHFNGEDWDAYVRVNELLADAIAAEARDDESVWIHDFHLFLLPAMLRKRKPSLHIGFFLHIPFPSSEIFRQLPVREEILQGIMGADLIGFHDYSYLRHFCNALHAVLGVGSDMLSAEYEGRRITLGAFPVSIDTKSFHNRSREPAVEKILRRYRQSFRGLKLILGIDRLDYIKGLRLKLQSFRELLARNPELVGEVQLLQIAVPTRQDVPVYIQLKEEVERLVGEINGRFGRADYAPVLYIYNSIPFEELLALYRLADCLLVSSRRDGMNLVALEFIAAQSPTKPGVVVLSEFTGASATLSHALTINPWDVEKTSEVLKKALSLSDAERREMHQPMLKYLMQYDATDWAASFMKSLEKTRTVPIPERLMRLKPSQHDDSIRAAVKPVKLLVCDYDGTLVPIQPRPEDAYLRDDERRFLQKILDSGYEILVISGRSANFLEEQFGNMPVTLAAEHGATMRPKHSTKWKQLVTTQIQRWYPVAETLMKDYSRRVPGSVVEKKKYAIVWHYRQSPASFASYMALKLGEELAYGLANQPVEILPGNKIVEARAVEANKGTFLRRFLKENPQFREQLLVAGDDRTDEDLFRAVDQEQAVTIKVGPGASSARYRVDSPADLRAILTELLLQEQVG, from the coding sequence ATGAAACGCTGGCTAATGATAAGCAACCGATTACCCGTATCTAAGGATGCATCGACGGGAGAGATCAAACTGAGCTCCGGAGGCCTTGTCTCGGCGCTGGGCGGAATACGCAACGGTATACCGAAGCTGTGGATCGGGCTTGAGCCGCGCGAGGCGGGCGATCCATCGCCTGCGCTTACCGGTAAAGAAGGCGAGATCGAATACCGCGGAGTTCCCGTAGATGTAGGGTTATACGACCGCTATTATAACGGCATCTCAAACGACGTACTCTGGCCGCTCTTTCACTACGAAGGCGGGCTCGTGCATTTTAACGGCGAAGACTGGGATGCCTATGTGCGCGTGAACGAGCTGCTCGCCGATGCGATCGCCGCAGAGGCCCGCGACGATGAATCGGTCTGGATCCATGACTTTCATCTGTTTCTTCTGCCGGCGATGCTTCGCAAGCGCAAGCCCTCGCTGCATATCGGATTCTTCTTGCACATCCCATTCCCCAGCTCCGAGATCTTTCGCCAGCTTCCCGTGCGCGAAGAGATCTTGCAGGGTATCATGGGCGCCGATCTGATCGGATTTCACGACTACTCGTATCTGCGCCACTTCTGTAACGCCCTGCACGCGGTACTCGGCGTCGGATCAGACATGCTATCGGCCGAATACGAAGGTCGTCGCATCACGCTTGGCGCCTTTCCCGTCTCGATCGATACGAAGTCGTTTCATAACCGATCACGCGAACCCGCCGTCGAAAAGATTCTACGTCGTTACCGACAGTCCTTTCGCGGTCTCAAGCTCATCCTTGGCATCGACCGCCTCGACTACATTAAAGGGCTCAGGCTCAAACTGCAGTCTTTTCGCGAGCTGCTTGCGCGTAACCCGGAGCTTGTCGGCGAGGTGCAGCTTCTTCAGATCGCCGTGCCTACGCGGCAGGATGTTCCCGTCTATATTCAATTGAAAGAAGAGGTCGAGCGGCTGGTCGGCGAGATCAACGGCCGTTTCGGACGAGCCGACTACGCTCCCGTCCTTTACATCTACAACTCCATCCCCTTCGAAGAGCTGCTTGCTCTGTATAGACTGGCAGACTGCCTTCTTGTTTCGAGTCGCCGCGATGGCATGAATCTTGTCGCTCTTGAGTTCATAGCGGCGCAGAGTCCGACAAAGCCGGGCGTCGTCGTTCTCAGCGAATTCACGGGTGCGTCGGCGACGCTCAGCCATGCGCTTACGATCAACCCCTGGGATGTGGAAAAGACGTCTGAAGTTTTGAAAAAGGCGCTGTCCCTCTCCGATGCGGAGCGACGTGAGATGCATCAACCCATGCTGAAATATCTGATGCAGTATGATGCCACAGACTGGGCGGCGTCGTTTATGAAATCTCTCGAAAAAACGCGAACTGTGCCCATTCCTGAACGACTGATGCGCCTTAAACCCTCACAACACGACGACTCGATCAGAGCGGCCGTTAAGCCTGTGAAACTTCTCGTCTGCGACTATGACGGCACCCTCGTGCCCATTCAGCCACGCCCCGAAGACGCCTATCTGCGCGACGACGAACGCCGGTTTTTGCAGAAGATTCTTGATTCCGGTTACGAAATACTTGTTATCAGCGGACGATCGGCTAACTTTCTCGAAGAACAGTTCGGGAATATGCCGGTCACGCTTGCCGCCGAACACGGGGCGACGATGCGACCGAAACATTCCACAAAATGGAAGCAGCTTGTAACGACGCAGATTCAGAGGTGGTATCCGGTCGCCGAAACTTTAATGAAGGACTATTCGCGTCGCGTACCGGGCAGCGTCGTCGAGAAAAAGAAATATGCCATCGTCTGGCATTATCGACAATCTCCTGCTTCTTTCGCTTCGTACATGGCTCTGAAGCTCGGCGAAGAACTCGCCTACGGCCTGGCAAACCAGCCTGTGGAAATCCTGCCCGGCAACAAGATCGTCGAGGCTCGCGCCGTAGAGGCGAATAAGGGAACGTTCCTGCGCCGCTTCTTAAAAGAGAATCCTCAGTTTCGTGAGCAGCTGCTTGTGGCCGGCGACGATCGCACCGATGAAGACCTCTTTCGCGCCGTCGACCAAGAACAGGCCGTAACGATCAAGGTCGGGCCAGGGGCTTCTTCGGCCCGTTACCGTGTCGACAGTCCCGCCGATCTGCGCGCGATCCTGACAGAGCTGCTTCTGCAAGAGCAGGTCGGATAA
- a CDS encoding glycoside hydrolase family 15 protein, which yields MLPHHFEFDPEDPPEYLPLRACSLIGDNRTAALVGADGNIVWACFPNFDSPSVFAALLDPAAGTFRIRPARRYLAHQRYEAETNILVTEMSTSAGVIRIRDFMSVAPGRKLPTAELHRVVEGVTGEVEMELCFAPAFDYGQSKSEFRITQNGVLARFDGKRASLSTRVPLSVENEQVIARFLLCAGQDEVFVFDWNAPGVLPVEGYRSVRRLHEARHYWIRWVERFQYSGRYRESAVRSLLALKLLCYEPTGAIVAAPTASLPEWIGGSRNWDYRYSWVRDSSFILCALFRSGFVEEGSAYIDWLLSQILDSGTGHLRILYGIRGEDPPETELPLRGYRDSRPVRVGNGAADQFQLDIYGSLIDAAYQYDLYGGSLTAAEWAMLREIIETVRDRWRLPDQGIWEARNEPKHYTYSKLWAWTALDRGVRLARRLRVPAPIERWQEEAISIRAEVLERSWNAELGAFTATYDSADLDAAVLVMPVIGFLPPDDPRFESTTAAVLHHLKAGPYPLVYRYLAEDGINEKEGAFLLPSFWIAQNHALAGNIPKARETLEALMRIASPTGLFGEEHDAETGDILGNYPQGFSHLGLLQAALEIEKATLKQQEEL from the coding sequence ATGCTACCCCATCATTTTGAATTCGATCCAGAAGACCCGCCAGAGTATCTGCCTCTGCGCGCCTGTTCGTTGATCGGCGATAATCGCACGGCGGCTCTTGTCGGCGCCGATGGCAATATCGTCTGGGCATGCTTTCCGAATTTTGACAGCCCATCAGTTTTTGCCGCCCTGCTTGATCCGGCGGCAGGTACGTTTCGTATTCGTCCGGCACGGCGCTACCTGGCCCATCAGCGTTATGAGGCCGAGACGAACATTCTCGTCACCGAGATGTCGACGTCGGCGGGCGTTATCCGAATCCGTGATTTCATGTCGGTCGCTCCGGGGCGTAAGCTACCGACCGCCGAGCTGCATCGCGTCGTCGAAGGCGTGACGGGAGAGGTGGAGATGGAGCTCTGCTTCGCGCCTGCCTTTGATTATGGCCAGTCCAAAAGCGAGTTTCGGATCACGCAGAACGGTGTGCTTGCACGCTTCGACGGCAAGCGTGCTTCGCTTTCGACTCGCGTTCCTCTTTCTGTCGAGAACGAGCAGGTCATCGCTCGCTTCCTTCTCTGTGCCGGGCAGGACGAGGTCTTTGTCTTCGACTGGAATGCGCCCGGCGTGCTGCCTGTTGAGGGGTATCGCTCGGTGCGTCGTCTGCACGAGGCGCGACATTACTGGATTCGCTGGGTGGAACGCTTTCAGTATTCCGGACGCTATCGCGAATCGGCCGTGCGTTCTCTGCTTGCATTAAAGCTGCTCTGCTACGAGCCTACAGGAGCCATCGTCGCCGCTCCGACGGCGTCGTTACCCGAATGGATCGGAGGCTCGCGTAACTGGGACTATCGTTATTCATGGGTGCGCGATTCGTCGTTTATCCTCTGCGCCCTCTTTCGCTCGGGCTTCGTCGAAGAGGGCTCGGCCTACATCGACTGGCTGCTTTCGCAGATCCTCGATTCAGGTACCGGCCACCTGCGCATCCTCTACGGCATTCGCGGCGAAGATCCGCCTGAAACGGAGCTGCCGCTTCGCGGATACCGCGATTCACGCCCCGTTCGCGTCGGCAACGGAGCGGCCGATCAGTTCCAGCTTGATATCTACGGTTCGCTGATCGACGCCGCCTATCAGTATGATCTTTACGGCGGAAGTTTAACCGCCGCCGAATGGGCCATGCTGCGCGAGATTATCGAGACGGTGCGCGATCGCTGGCGATTACCCGATCAGGGCATCTGGGAGGCGCGCAACGAGCCGAAGCATTATACGTATTCGAAACTCTGGGCCTGGACGGCGCTCGATCGCGGAGTACGTCTTGCGCGCCGTCTTCGCGTGCCCGCTCCGATCGAACGCTGGCAGGAAGAGGCGATCAGCATCAGAGCCGAGGTGCTCGAACGTTCGTGGAATGCCGAGCTGGGCGCCTTTACGGCGACCTATGATTCGGCAGATCTCGATGCTGCCGTTCTTGTGATGCCGGTGATCGGATTCCTGCCGCCCGATGATCCGCGCTTCGAGTCGACGACGGCGGCCGTTCTGCATCATCTGAAAGCGGGCCCCTATCCGCTTGTATACCGATATCTGGCCGAAGATGGCATCAACGAGAAGGAGGGGGCCTTTCTTCTGCCTTCGTTCTGGATCGCGCAGAACCATGCCCTGGCCGGCAATATACCGAAGGCGCGAGAAACGCTCGAAGCGCTGATGCGCATCGCAAGCCCGACGGGGTTATTCGGCGAAGAGCACGACGCCGAGACGGGCGATATTCTCGGGAATTATCCGCAGGGCTTCAGTCACCTCGGACTCTTACAGGCCGCTCTCGAAATCGAGAAGGCGACTTTGAAACAGCAGGAGGAACTATGA